In the genome of Entelurus aequoreus isolate RoL-2023_Sb linkage group LG15, RoL_Eaeq_v1.1, whole genome shotgun sequence, one region contains:
- the LOC133630070 gene encoding guanine nucleotide-binding protein G(olf) subunit alpha-like, whose protein sequence is MDGGCLSAVDMGCLGGKTEEERLDEKAKREANKKIERQLQKERQAYKATHRLLLLGAGESGKSTIVKQMRILHVDGFNAEEKQQKIQDIRKNVKDAIVTIVSAMSMLTPPIPIGNPANQFRIDYIKGIAPLSDFEYTEDFFEHTQKLWEDEGVKVCYERANEYQLIDCAKYFLDRLDSVRRADYTPTDQDLLRCRVLTSGIFETRFQVDKVNFHMFDVGGQRDERRKWIQCFNDVTAIIFVAASSSYNMVIREDNSTNRLRESLDLYRSIWTNRFLKTISVILFLNKQDVLADKILAGKSKLEDYFPEYVNYTVPPDAVPDTDEDARVTRAKFFIRDEFLRISTASGDGKHYCYPHFTCAVDTENIRRVFNDCRDIIQRMHLRQYELL, encoded by the exons ATGGATGGTGGCTGTCTGTCCGCAGTGGACATGGGCTGTCTGGGAGGGAAGACGGAGGAAGAACGACTGGACGAAAAAGCCAAACGGGAAgccaacaagaagatagagagacAGCTGCAGAAAGAGCGGCAAGCGTACAAAGCCACACACCGACTACTACTGCTAG GAGCAGGGGAGTCGGGTAAGAGCACTATCGTCAAGCAGATGAGGATTCTCCACGTGGATGGTTTCAATGCTGA AGAGAAGCAGCAGAAGATTCAAGACATCAGGAAGAATGTGAAGGACGCCATTGTG ACCATAGTGTCTGCCATGAGCATGTTGACTCCGCCCATTCCTATTGGTAACCCTGCCAACCAGTTCAGAATTGACTACATCAAAGGCATCGCACCGCTGTCTGACTTTGAATACAcagag GATTTCTTTGAGCATACTCAGAAGCTTTGGGAGGATGAAGGCGTGAAGGTGTGCTACGAGCGCGCCAACGAGTACCAGCTGATTGACTGTGCTAAGTA CTTCCTGGACAGGTTAGACTCAGTCAGAAGGGCCGACTACACCCCTACTGACCag GATTTGCTCCGCTGCAGAGTTCTCACTTCAGGGATTTTTGAAACCCGCTTCCAAGTGGACAAAGTAAACTTTCA TATGTTTGATGTAGGAGGACAGAGGGATGAACGCAGGAAGTGGATCCAGTGCTTCAATG ACGTGACGGCTATCATCTTTGTAGCAGCGAGCAGCAGCTACAACATGGTGATCCGAGAGGACAACTCCACCAATCGACTGCGGGAATCCCTCGACCTTTACAGATCCATTTGGACCAACAG GTTTCTGAAGACCATTTCGGTTATTTTGTTCCTGAACAAACAAGATGTTCTTGCTGATAAAATACTGGCAGGGAAATCCAAACTGGAGGATTATTTCCCGGAATATGTCAACTACACCGTTCCTCCAGATGCTGTTCCAGATACGGATGAGGACGCCAGGGTGACCAGAGCCAAATTTTTTATCAGAGATGAGTTTCTG AGGATCAGCACAGCAAGTGGCGACGGCAAACACTACTGCTATCCTCACTTCACGTGCGCGGTCGACACAGAGAACATCCGCCGTGTCTTTAATGACTGTCGTGACATCATCCAGAGAATGCACCTGCGGCAATACGAGCTGCTCTGA